CATTACCGATTGGACACTTGTTGATCTCGGCACACCTGTCCCGTAAAGAGACAGGTCAGGGGCAAGTGCATGAATGGCCGCAGAATGCCGTGCCTTCCCCGCAAGCCCGCACGGGCACGATGGTGGAGGAAGGCATGAGGATCCAAGGCAAATTGCTGTGCGCGTGCGCGCCGTTCGCGCTGCTGGCAGGCGCCGCGCCCGCGATGGCCCAGGACGCTCCGGGCGCTGCGCCCGCGCCGGCTCGCCCCCAGGCGCAAAACGAAAGTGCGATCGACGAAGGCGCGATCATCGTCACTGCCCGGCGCCGGGCCGAGACCGCGCAGGAAGCGCCGGTGGCGATCTCGGTGCTGTCGAGCGCCATGCTCGATCGCTATGCGGTCAAGAGCATCAACAACATCGCCTCGCTCACTCCCGGCCTGATCACCGGCGAAAGCTCGGGCTCGATCGGCGGCTCGATCTCCTTGCGCGGCGTCGGCTCGGGCGAGAGCCAGCCGTTCATCGACCAGGTCGTCTCGATCAACGTCGACGGTGTCCAGATCAGCACCGCGCAACTGCTGCGCGCGGCGCAGCTCGACCTGCGGCAGATTGAGGTGCTGCGCGGGCCGCAGGCGCTGTTCTTCGGCAAGAATTCACCGGGCGGCGTCATCTCGCTGACCAGTGAGGACCCGGGCGACCGGCTCGAGGTGATCGCCCGCGCCGGCTACGAATTCAAGGCCAACGAGAAATATGGCGAGCTGATCGTCTCCACCCCGCTGACCGACACGCTGGGCCTGCGCCTCGCGGGCCGCTACTCGGACATGGATGGCTACATCAAAATCGCGCAGCTGCCCGCCAGCGCCTATCCTGCCGGCGTCGATCCCTATGACCTGAAGGCGTTCCCCAAGCAGAAGGAGACGTTCCTCCGCGGTACCCTGGCGTTCGATCCGTCGGATCGCTTCTCCTTCAAGCTCAAGGGCACGTACACCCGCACGCACATCGTCGGCGGCGCGTCCTATTTCACCGACGTCACCTATTGCCCCTACGGCGTGCCGCAGGAGACGTTCCAGAGCCCCGACAACTGCCGTAATGATGGCACCATCGTCACCTCGCTGCTGCCCGCCGCCTACCCCGGCATCAGCCAGTTTAACCTCAAGGACCGCCACGGGGCGCGCTACAACAAGCAGGCGCTGATCGCCGGCACGGCCGAGTACAAGCTGACCGACGACCTGACGCTGACTTCGGTGACCGGATATTACTGGATCCGCGAGAGTCTGATGTCGAACGGCTCTTACCAGATCACCCCGAACTACGGTTTTTCGGTGAAGTTCAACTCCAAGCAGTTCACCGAGGAGCTGCGTTTGGCCTCCAGCTTCGACAGCCCACTGAACTTCCTGGTCGGCGGCTTCTACGAGAACCGCAAGCTGTTCACCGGCACCCAGCTGGGCGTGCCCAACCTGTTGCTGAATCTCTACGACATCGAGACCACGCACCAGAAGCAGATCAGCTACTCGGGCTTCGGTCAGGCGCTGTTCGACGTGACCCCGCAGCTTCAGGTCACCGCGGGCGGGCGCTACACGCACGAGATCAAGAAGCTGCTCGACTACAGCGCATACAACCCGGCGAGCGGCTACCCGAACAACCCCGTCGACGTGACGCAGCTGCCCACTTACCCCGGCGGGCCCGATCCCAAGCTGACGTTCAACAACTTCTCGCCCGAGGTCACGGTCAAGTACAAGTCAACGCCGGACCTGATGCTGTTCGCCTCGTTCAAGAAGGGCTTCAAGTCGGGTGGCTTCGATGCCGGCTACACTGCGGGCGCGATCCTCAGTCCGGCCCGCCAGACGCAAGGGCAGACGTTCCGGCCCGAGAAGGTCGACGGGTTCGAGGCGGGCTTGAAGTCCGAACTGCTGGACCGCCAGCTGATCTTCAACCTGACCGGGTATTGGTATGATTACAGCGACTTGCAGGTCGCGGTGTTCGACACTCAGATCCACGCCTTCAAGACCGAGAACGCCGCCAAGGCGCGGGTAAAGGGCATCGAACTGCAGACTGCCTACAACCCGCGCTCGCTGCCCGGGTTCAACCTGCACGCTTCCGCGGCGCTGAACGATGCCAAGTTCCGCGACTACATCGGCGATTGCTATGCCGGGC
The Novosphingobium sp. 9U DNA segment above includes these coding regions:
- a CDS encoding TonB-dependent receptor translates to MRIQGKLLCACAPFALLAGAAPAMAQDAPGAAPAPARPQAQNESAIDEGAIIVTARRRAETAQEAPVAISVLSSAMLDRYAVKSINNIASLTPGLITGESSGSIGGSISLRGVGSGESQPFIDQVVSINVDGVQISTAQLLRAAQLDLRQIEVLRGPQALFFGKNSPGGVISLTSEDPGDRLEVIARAGYEFKANEKYGELIVSTPLTDTLGLRLAGRYSDMDGYIKIAQLPASAYPAGVDPYDLKAFPKQKETFLRGTLAFDPSDRFSFKLKGTYTRTHIVGGASYFTDVTYCPYGVPQETFQSPDNCRNDGTIVTSLLPAAYPGISQFNLKDRHGARYNKQALIAGTAEYKLTDDLTLTSVTGYYWIRESLMSNGSYQITPNYGFSVKFNSKQFTEELRLASSFDSPLNFLVGGFYENRKLFTGTQLGVPNLLLNLYDIETTHQKQISYSGFGQALFDVTPQLQVTAGGRYTHEIKKLLDYSAYNPASGYPNNPVDVTQLPTYPGGPDPKLTFNNFSPEVTVKYKSTPDLMLFASFKKGFKSGGFDAGYTAGAILSPARQTQGQTFRPEKVDGFEAGLKSELLDRQLIFNLTGYWYDYSDLQVAVFDTQIHAFKTENAAKARVKGIELQTAYNPRSLPGFNLHASAALNDAKFRDYIGDCYAGQTRDLGCNLIPNDVGSASSLAFNPATGRLEPRFTSQDLSGVRLRKAPKWTVNAGGYYEFGMTDALMFSLSADMSYSDGYIASTNYNPDTYQKAFAKLDATARIFSSDKRWELALIGRNLTNKRNLINANDRNGTGGGKGGFVQCSTLSQTQCDRLPDITGTPTQPRTVTLQATFHY